TTGATCGCCTCGACCGTCTGGGGCATCACGCCGTCGTCGGCTGCGACGACCAGCACGACGATGTCGGTGACCTGGGCCCCTCGCGCCCGCATGAGCGTGAACGCTTCGTGGCCGGGCGTATCGAGGAACGTGATGCCGCGATTCTTGACGTGGACCGTGTAGGCTCCAATGTGCTGCGTGATCCCGCCGTGCTCGGTCGCGACGACGTTCGTCTCGCGGATCGCATCCAGAAGCGTCGTCTTCCCGTGATCGACGTGTCCCATGATGGTGACGACGGGGGAGCGGGGCGTCTGAACTCCGCCCTTTTCGAGCTGGAGCTCCTCGAGGGACGCGTGGTCCTCGAACGATACGGTCTTCAGCTCGAACCCGAACTCCTTCGCCACCTCGGATGCCGTCTCGGGGCTCAACGACATGTTGATCGTCGCCATGACGCCACGAGCCATCAGCCGCTTGAGGACGTCGCCTGCCTTGACCTCCATCTTCTCGGCGAGGTCGCGCACCATCGTCCCTTCGGAGACGGTCAAGGGCCTGAGGATCAGCGGAATCGCCGGCGGCGGGGGAGGCAGGGGCTTGGGAGCCGGTGCGGGTCTGGGAGACGCCGAGGACCTTCCCGACGCGCCCCCGGGCCGCGAGTATCGCGATTGCGGGTAGTACCCCGGACGCGAACCCCCGGCGCCCTTCATGGGGGGGCGCGGCGGTTCGATCTTCGGTAGAGGGGCCGGGCTCGGGCGGGGAGCCGCAGCGCTCTGCGGCGCCGGACCCTTCGACGCGCCGTCACGGCTTGGCGCGGGCGCGGCGGTCGGCTGCATGTAGGGCGGCTTCGCGGGTGCTGCGGGAGCGCCGGTCGCCGCCGCGAGGGAACTCGGGAGTGTGACGGGCGCCGCGGGCACAGTCTTCGGTGAGACGGATGGCGTGGCGGGCGTCATGGTCGCGGGGGCCGTGGCTGCCGCTCTGGCGGCGGGGACCTGTACGCCGGTCGCTGTCGCGACAGCGGCCGGCTGGGCCGCGGCGGTGGGGGCTGCCTGCCCCCCGGGCGGCGCGGCGGCCGCGTCCGCGTGAACGGCTGGAGGCGCCGCCTCGGGTTGCGTGAGGGCGGGAGCGGGACGCGGTCCCTTCCTCGGCCCCTTCTTCTCTTTTTCCTGCGGCTTCTCCTCGGCAGCGGGCGTCACGGGCTTCGCGGCGCTCTTCGGCTTCGACGCGCGGGGCGGCTTCGGCGTGCCGGCGGCCGAGCGGGCTGACGGCTTCACGTGCACGGATGTGCGAAGCGCCGCATCCTTCTTGAAGAGCTCGAGGCACGTGTCGTCGACCGCGCTCAGGGGTGTCGCGGCCTGGATGCCTGCGGATTTCAGCTTCAGCAGGACGTCCTTGTTGTCCAGCCCGAATCTCTTCGCGATTTCGTGGACCTTGATCTTGCCCATCACTCCTCGGTTGTGGTCTGAGCTTCCGCGATCACGTCACCGGCTGCGGGTTCTTCATGATCACCGGATTCGCCGTCCTGGGACGGCGGTGAATCCGCCGTCGCCGCGCTGTCTTCGGTGGCCTCGTCCGCGGCGACCGGCTCGGGCACCTGCCGCGCCTCGATCGCCGCTTTCGCCGACTCCTGAATCTTGATGGCCGTCTTCTCGCCGATGCCGGGAACGCCGCAGAGCTCTTCGAGAGGCGCCGCGACCAGCTCCTCGAGAGATCGGTAGCCCCGCTCGAGGATGCGCGACGTGATCTTTTCGCCCACTCCCGGCAGCTCGCGGATCTCCTGGGAGGCGCGGGCGACGCGGCCCATCTCGTCTTCGATCTGCCGCTTCTTCTCGGCTTCGCTCTTAATCTCGATCTTCCATCCGATGAGCTGCGAGGCGAGGCGCACGTTCTGGCCCTTCTTGCCGATCGCCTGCGAGAGCTGGCCTTCCTCCACGGTCACCTCGAGCGTCCGGCTCTCGTCGTCCAGAGTCAGGACGCGGCCGACCTTGGCGGGATTGAGCGCGTTGCCGACGAACACCGAGGGATCGTCGGCCCATTGCACGATGTCGATCTTCTCGCCGCGCAGCTCCCGGATGATGGCCTGGACCCTCGAACCCTTGATGCCGACGCACGCGCCGACCGGATCGATGTCCTTCTCCTTGGAACGAACGGCGACCTTGGCCCGATCTCCGGGGTCGCGCGCGATGCTCTCGATGACGACGGTGCCGTCGTAGATCTCCGGAACTTCCATCTCGAAGAGCTTGACCAGCAGCCGCGAGTCCGTCCGGCTGACGATGACCTGCGGGCCCTTCGCGGCTTTGTCGACGTTGACGATGACGGCGCGGACGCGGTCGTCGAGATTGTAGTGCTCCGCACGGGACTGCTCTCGCCTGGGGAGAAGCGCCTCGGTGCGGCCGAGGTCGAGGACGATGTCGCCTCTCTCGAACCGCTTCACCACGCCGTTGACGAGCTCTCCCGCGCGATCGCTGTACTCGCGGAAGACGTTATCGCGCTCCGCCTCGCGGACCTTCTGGTAGATGACCTGCTTCGCCGCCTGGGCCGCGATGCGACCGAGATCGACTTTCGGCTTCAACAGCCTGACGATCTGCTCCACGTCGGCCGCGGGCTCCACGCGCCGCGCGTCCTCGATCGAGATCTCGAGATCCGAGTCGATGACCTGCTCGACGACCTTCTTGACGGCGTACACGTCCCACGTTCCGCGCGCCCGATCGAACTCCGAGACGAGCTCCTCCCGCGTGTGGAAGTGCTTCTTCGACGCCGCGACGACCGCGTCCTGGACCGCGGAGATGATCGTCTCGACATCGATGCCTTTTTCCCGGCCAATCTGTTCGATCGCCTGGAAAAGATCGGTTGCCATGGTCTCCAGTACCCTGCGGTTATTTTCTCGGATTTCGGCGGCGGGGTGCTCCCGCGCCGGCCTTCTTCTGAGTTCCCGGCCAGTCGAGTTCGAGTCGGGCTCTCGCGACGAGCTCGCGACCCACTTCCAGGGTCGACCCGCCGACATCGATTCGGAGCACGTCGTCCCGCATCTCGACGAGCCGGCCGACGATGTCCTGCCTGCCGCCCACCGGCCTGCGGGTGACGACCTTGACGGTCCTCCCGATCGCCCGCGAGAAATCGGAGTCCGACTGCAGGCTGCGAGTCAGGCCGGGCGAGGAGACCTCGAGCGTGTAGGCGTGCGGAACGGCGTCCTCGACCTCGATCATGGTGCCGACCACCTCGCTGACGCGACGGCAATGGTCCAGGCCGACTCCCTCCGGCTTGTCGATGAACATCCTCAACACCCACCCCGCCGGCTCCCGGCGGAATTCCACGCCAACAAGTTCGATTCCGTCATCGAGAAGCGCGGGGGTCGCGAGGGCCCGCACTTTCCCCTCGATGGACGCCGTCGATGTGTCATGCACACGCTTCCCCGCCAAAAAACAAAAAAGTGGGCCACCTGACAAGCCCACTTACGAGCTTTCTGAGTGCGCCCGAGATTAGCACCCGGGTTCCGGGCGAATCAAGCCTTCTCGATTGTCGGTCAAGGGTTTAGCGATCGGAGGCGCCGGAGGCTGGCTCGACGATCGTGAGAACGCGGTCGACTTTTCCGCCGGGGAGAGTTTGCGTCTGACCGGACGGCCATCGGATTTCGAGCGAATCGAAGCGGTCCGTGCCACCGAGGCCGAAGTGAAGCCTTGAATCGTTGGAACTCTCGAATGATCCGCCCCCGACCCGCTCCTTCAGGCGGCGCCGTCCACCGGCGACCAGCACCACACGCGCCCCGATGGCGTCCCGGTTGCTTCGCGTGCCCATCAGCCGGACCCCGAGCCAGTGATTGCCAGGCGGCAGGTCGTTCCGATAGAAACCGAGCGGCTCGTACATTCTCGTCACGATGACGTCGATGTCGCCGTCGTCGTCGACGTCGCCGAACGCCATCCCCCGGTGGGCCGCCTTATGCGCCATGGCGGGTCCGGCCCGATCAGTGAGTTCGGTGAAGTGCGCCGAGCCGTCGTTGAGGAAAACCTGGCAGCGCTGGAGAAACGCCGAGCCGATGTGCGCGTCGTCCGCTTCCGGATACACGTGGCCGTTCGAGATGACCAGATCCTCGTCGCCGTCGTTGTCGAGGTCGCTGAAATCGGTCCCCCAGTTGAGGGTGAGAATCGTCGGCTCGAGGAGTCCGGACCGGAGCGTGGCATCGTCGAAATTGCCCGTTCCGTCGTTGATGTAGAGCGTGGCGTAGTCGTGGGAAAAATGGGTGACGTAGAGGTCCAAATCGCCGTCGCCGTCGGGATCCCCGAGCGTCACTCCCATGTTCGCCTGCGCTCTCCCGTCCCCGCCGTAGGCAACCCCGGAGAAGAGCGCGGAGTCGGTGAAATGACCCTTTCCGTCGTTCATGAACAGGTAGTTCGGCTCCGAGTCGTTGGCGACGAAGATGTCCACGTCCCCGTCGTTGTCCACGTCGCCCGTGATGACGCCCAGGCCGTAGGAGGGCTTGACGTCGCCGACACCGGATTGCTTCGTCGCGTCGGTGAACGTTCCGTCACCGTTGTTCCGGAAG
This window of the Acidobacteriota bacterium genome carries:
- the infB gene encoding translation initiation factor IF-2, yielding MGKIKVHEIAKRFGLDNKDVLLKLKSAGIQAATPLSAVDDTCLELFKKDAALRTSVHVKPSARSAAGTPKPPRASKPKSAAKPVTPAAEEKPQEKEKKGPRKGPRPAPALTQPEAAPPAVHADAAAAPPGGQAAPTAAAQPAAVATATGVQVPAARAAATAPATMTPATPSVSPKTVPAAPVTLPSSLAAATGAPAAPAKPPYMQPTAAPAPSRDGASKGPAPQSAAAPRPSPAPLPKIEPPRPPMKGAGGSRPGYYPQSRYSRPGGASGRSSASPRPAPAPKPLPPPPPAIPLILRPLTVSEGTMVRDLAEKMEVKAGDVLKRLMARGVMATINMSLSPETASEVAKEFGFELKTVSFEDHASLEELQLEKGGVQTPRSPVVTIMGHVDHGKTTLLDAIRETNVVATEHGGITQHIGAYTVHVKNRGITFLDTPGHEAFTLMRARGAQVTDIVVLVVAADDGVMPQTVEAINHARAAGVPIIVAINKMDKPDAKPDRVRKELSEHSLLVEDWGGDTVSVPISAKQKTGLSDLLDMILLVADLKDYKGDATIPAAGTVLESRLDRSRGPVATVLVQQGTLRVGDPFIAGTVNGKVRALFDDLGRRLLAAGPSTPATVLGLEGVPSPGDRFKVITEEWKARQIGAYRQQKQREDQLQKSSRLTLDHLYQKIQEGVVKELNLVVKADVQGSLEAISNTLERLSNPKVKLRFIHTAAGAISESDVLLASSSNAIVVGFNVRPDPGARALADTEGVDLRLHTVIYEIADEIKRAMEGMLEPTFQEVQLGRAEVRNTFKVPKVGIIAGSFVLDGRIVRNADARILRDNVVVYQGKISSLRRFKEDVGEVKSGYECGMAISNFSDVKVGDIIEAYKVEKVAPKELVT
- a CDS encoding ribosome maturation factor RimP; the protein is MHDTSTASIEGKVRALATPALLDDGIELVGVEFRREPAGWVLRMFIDKPEGVGLDHCRRVSEVVGTMIEVEDAVPHAYTLEVSSPGLTRSLQSDSDFSRAIGRTVKVVTRRPVGGRQDIVGRLVEMRDDVLRIDVGGSTLEVGRELVARARLELDWPGTQKKAGAGAPRRRNPRK
- a CDS encoding CRTAC1 family protein, which translates into the protein MTVGRRAGLASIACMLSAALTSGADDVKAPFFVEPGPESGLTAVTFAAKAPWTYVIDNIGTGVALFDYDLDGDLDIFQVQASQLGGIPGPVPPTDHLYRNDGKGRFTDVTVAAGLGDSAWGQGVIAGDYDNDGDPDLFVASIGASRLYRNEGNGTFREVAAIAGVGAPGWSTSAAFFDYDRDGLLDLYVARYIDFDPGKIPPRGDPNHPCTFRGIAVVCGPMSLPAEADFLFRNNGDGTFTDATKQSGVGDVKPSYGLGVITGDVDNDGDVDIFVANDSEPNYLFMNDGKGHFTDSALFSGVAYGGDGRAQANMGVTLGDPDGDGDLDLYVTHFSHDYATLYINDGTGNFDDATLRSGLLEPTILTLNWGTDFSDLDNDGDEDLVISNGHVYPEADDAHIGSAFLQRCQVFLNDGSAHFTELTDRAGPAMAHKAAHRGMAFGDVDDDGDIDVIVTRMYEPLGFYRNDLPPGNHWLGVRLMGTRSNRDAIGARVVLVAGGRRRLKERVGGGSFESSNDSRLHFGLGGTDRFDSLEIRWPSGQTQTLPGGKVDRVLTIVEPASGASDR
- the nusA gene encoding transcription termination/antitermination protein NusA, with the protein product MATDLFQAIEQIGREKGIDVETIISAVQDAVVAASKKHFHTREELVSEFDRARGTWDVYAVKKVVEQVIDSDLEISIEDARRVEPAADVEQIVRLLKPKVDLGRIAAQAAKQVIYQKVREAERDNVFREYSDRAGELVNGVVKRFERGDIVLDLGRTEALLPRREQSRAEHYNLDDRVRAVIVNVDKAAKGPQVIVSRTDSRLLVKLFEMEVPEIYDGTVVIESIARDPGDRAKVAVRSKEKDIDPVGACVGIKGSRVQAIIRELRGEKIDIVQWADDPSVFVGNALNPAKVGRVLTLDDESRTLEVTVEEGQLSQAIGKKGQNVRLASQLIGWKIEIKSEAEKKRQIEDEMGRVARASQEIRELPGVGEKITSRILERGYRSLEELVAAPLEELCGVPGIGEKTAIKIQESAKAAIEARQVPEPVAADEATEDSAATADSPPSQDGESGDHEEPAAGDVIAEAQTTTEE